The Tripterygium wilfordii isolate XIE 37 chromosome 23, ASM1340144v1, whole genome shotgun sequence genomic sequence ATAAACAGCAGACCCGTTCGTGAAGAAAATTCCCCAATTTTTCTCCGACACAGGCCCAGATCTCTTGTCCTCATTAAACAACTCATAAATGTATGTGTTAATGGGAATATCAGGCTGACTAGGAGGACCTGAATCATTTAGAACTCGACGGACCAAATTATCATTGTAGGTCTCAGCATTTTCCACAGTGGCATCAGGTTCATTGGTGCCACCAAGCCAAGGCCAGCCGGTTTCAGTGACAACAATGGGAATCCCAGAAATATTGTATGCTTCTATAGAGTAATAGATAGCATCCACCATTTGATCGAACATGCTGCTATAGTGGAAAAGATTATTCGGGTCAACAATCTGCTTGACTGCAGAAAGTGGTTCAAAGAGAGCATACTCCAGTGGAAAAATGCCATCCCCATTAGTGTACCCATAATATGGATAGGCATTCAACATGTAAAAAGAGTTAGTATTTTTCAAAAACTGAAGGAGTTGGTAAATTGTAGAGTTCCATGAAGAATTGAACGTGGCAGTGGAGGGAGGGAAAGGCTTGGGAACAATGTCCATTGATTGTGGGGTTGAAACTTTGACCTGGAAATTTAGATTTGCAGCAACTAGAGCTTTATGAAGGTAATTCATAGCAGGAACCAGAACAGAACCTGCATTGGGGATTGAAGTAAGAACCTCACTGCCGACAGCTATGGCAGTAATGTTGGTTGAAGGCAAGTAAGATGCGACATTTTTATTAACCCAAGCTGCTGCTGTTGACGCAGATTCACCAACCCCAAGGACTTCCTCATTAGTGACGCCAACCACCACTTCAATCCCACTGTTTCCTAGAGCTTTCAGCAAGTGTGCATCAGCATCATATAGGCGGACATGAGTTATTTGATTGGCTTTAAGGATTGCAACCACATCTGAAGCTGGTGGCATATTGGAGACATCCGTCCCAATGTTTATCCCAAGAAATGCACCTACAGAGAAAGAATGTATTCAATATCAAGTGGCATGAAACAATGCTAAAAGTCGTTTGATATCTCCCATATCCAGTTGGCCGCTTACAACTACAACGAAAAATTTGCTCGATTACAGTTCTAGTTTTGTGATAGTGGGGCAATTCTATGAACGGCTTAAGAAGGCGACATGCATAGAGGGAAATCCTTCTTCTTTGAGAAGAACATGATAGCCAAAATCAAGTAGAAATGAAGAATCCTATAACTACAGCAATGATTTGTAGATACAGTTGACATGAGGAAATTTTTCTCCAAGTATCAAATAAATGAAGGAATAaggaaagaaaaccaaataaatgAACAAATGACAGATGTGTTAACCATATGTCAACACCCGGTTCATTTTCCTCAGTTCGCATATACACAATTATAGgaataaaaagataaaaaccTTTAACAATATTACTGAGAAGGAGTGGCACACATTTATGAATTTACCTAATGCGTTCATAGAAAAGCCTACTAGAAGCAGAAGAGAACTCCCAAGCCATTTTCCAAGCACCATCGAGAAAAGAGGAATTTCAACTTCCTCACGAGCTCCTTTAATGATTTGACCCTTGGCAAGAACCTCTGAAAAGGTTCAGCAAACATGAGAATTCGAAATAGGAATAGGAGAAGGCAAAGTTCAGCCGAAGCTAACAAAAcaaaggaggagaaaaaggCTTATATCAAGTGCAATCAATATGCATAGGTCAACTCCATGTACATAACATGCGAAGATGCGCACCTCAAAATCCCACAAAAAAAGTGGCCGAGTAATATGAGCCATATATTATTACAAAGGAAACAAGTATCCAATTTACATTTGCCTGACATATGAAGGAAACAATTACATAGCACCGATACTTTTGAAAGGAAGTCACATCTGTACTTAACGATAATAATCTCTCTTATTCCAGCAAAACAATCATACTTTGTAAACTTTGTCCAGATTTTCAAACATGAGTATTAGTCTCGTAAAATTAACTAACTCTTGTCATATACCCCTGACCCTGTATCTTGCACGCTTTGGACTTTATAGCAAACTCTTTCTTATGTTACAAAAATTCTAAATGAAGGTAAGTATAAAATTGGAGGAAGATAGCACATATATTTCATTGTGAAAACCTAACAAGTGTCATGATGACTCATTCTAATCAGGCAGAGAATGCATAATATACTTGCAGCGACAATAAAACATCAGCTCAACAGTAATTGAATTTGTGATTACATCAAGAACTAAATACTGCTGGAGACTTTTACTTGCAAATCTACAATTACAATACAAACCCATTACATTTCCCTATGCCATTTAAGGTTATCTCCATACCATTTCAGGGCTCTCTTTACGTTTAACTTCCGAAGCCACCGAGTCTCTATAACTCAAATGTCTTATTTCCAACAAGTTGTAACTCAAGTAAGAAAAGGAGGAAATGTACACAAAGAAATAAGGACTGACATATACAAATCAATGCCAAAAGATCATAGTCATATCATCCAGAGAAAAAGGACCACCGACCACGAGAAAGAGAACATAAAAAATAGCAACAAAGAACCAATGAAATCACAGCAcaaatgaaaacaattttaatctAGCAACTCTCAGTGTACTAAACACATGAAGGAGCCCCAAATTTGGGGGAACAGAATGACAAAGCTCAACAAATTGCGATTCCTTCCAAGATTCAAGTGAAATTATTAGAGTAAAACACTTCTCAACGGTTCTTAAAGCAAACTGTCCATATTTTGAACCCATCTCGAACTCAGGTTTAGACAAACCAAACTAAGCGCACATCGTAAAATGCATATAAACAGATCACAATACAGCTACAAAGAAACAGAACTAGAACTAGAACCCCAAGAGACAACTAAATTCAGAGAACCCAGATGCCAAAACTAAGCAAGGAAAGCAAAGTGAAGCACACAGATTGAGTAATGAAGAAACGCACCTGTTCCAACCGCCCCAGCTTAAACCTCACAAGCAAGTCTCAAGGAAACCCTAGAGAAACCCAAGACAGAGAATTAGTAGTATTGTTTCAGACACAAAACTGACAACTTGGGTCCAGAGAATACAAAGAGAGAATCTAAAAGATTTAAAAGCCCCCACTAAATAGAGCCTTTAAAGTGGAAACTAGAGCAGCACAAGAACACACTTCTAGAACGAACATTAAATACTCTGAAGTAAATACCCAATAATTGTCACTCAACTACATTCCCTTTCATAACCCACGAATGTATACATAAATAATTGATTAATAGAAGTTTACAGAGTTGGACAACCTCTAATGGCAGCTTTCACACTAATCTGCTGAGCCAATGAAAGCAAACAGAGACAAAATGTCTGTCCCGCAATATGTTGGTTTTTGTTGTTCGTCACTTCGTCTTTTACTGCAGTATGAGTATCTTTAGAAAAAGATATTCCCTGGGTTTTCAGACAACCGATCTCGAGATCCTCACCGTCCATCTATAATGGTATTTATCAATATTGTATAAAACTAATAATTATGCAATcactataattttattttatttctgttgagaaatgaaaaataaaattttgagccAAGCGGGAGCGGCATCTTTGATTTCCCTCCTAAAAGACCAAGTCAACCTCatcttaaaaaatgaaaaaaaagggaACGTTTTCAGAAAGTTGgctataaaaactaaaaagtgaaCGTGATTGACTCTATTTCGGTGAGAGGGACTCAATTAATAAAAGCCCAACAAAGGGGTTTTGGACTTTTTTGTTTAGAtggaaagagaagaagatgaataaaaagaaaaataaaattattgaatTATTTATGCAACTCCAGTTCTACTTTGCttattaagaagaaaaaaaaaaccaagttcTTATTTCAGGAAGCTTTTATCAGTGAAGATGAAGACTACAGTTGAGAACAAGAAAACAGAGACGCTCTTACTGTCCGAGCTGTAAAAGCTGGAAATGAAGCAAAATGTCAAAAAGGATGCACTCTTGGGCCCTTTTTCCAGGATTTATGTTTCCTGGACTAACGTGCAACAAAGAATAAGGAGTGCATTTCCAAAATGTAGTCCCCTCCCTTTGTGTTGATGAAACAGCAGCTGGTACCCCGCTGAAAGTGGCCACAGCTTAGAGAGCCAAACCCTAAATAACCTTGAATACCAGTAGCTCTCTAAAATTGTCAGGAAAAACCATGGATAATCCTATCGGAATCGGACACTTCACCTCTTCGACAACCCAGAGGCTGTAAGACTTGCAGCAGGGTACTTACCGTGTGTCTAGCACAATGAGCTGTCTAAAACATGACAATGCCTGAGAGCACGAGTAGCTCAAATAACACTAGTAAGTTTGATATCTCATCGAAATTTCAAGTTCAAACCTCTCTATCCCCTTCCAccgtaataaaaaaaaataaaaaagattggCAAGGCCTATACCCAGCTCTGTTTCCCTAGTAAACAAATATGGTCCATTACCAATACCGATGTACTATGTTTTGAAAAGGACGGGGCAGTAAAATGATTTAAATTTCAAACTCGGATACAATCTACCTTCAAATACATAGTCCATAAAAGAACGCACTGCAAGAGTATCGAAAATCAAAACAGTTATCACAACAATGGTTTATTTCCATGTGGCTCACTGACTAGGAGACCTCCCTTTTGGTTCCCTCGAGTAATCTCCATTAGGGCTAAAGCTTCTGCCACGAATGGGGCTCTGGCTTCTGCCTTGGATTGGACTCTGGCTTCTGCCTCTGATTGGGCTACGACTCCGGCTTCGAACAGGGCTCCTGCTCCGGATTCTAACAGGACTCTGACTACGGCTTCGGTTCTGAACCCTCTGCGGACTTTGGCTGCGGTTCCTTGAGCCATCAAAGGCAGGGGAATGAGTATATGACCTCTCTCGACTGTACCTTCTCTCTTGGGGAGAGACAGATCTGTAACGAAACAATACCAGTGAAACAAATGGCAATATGGCACAACAGGACAAAACCCACAAGAAATACCATTAGACACCAGAAACTACACAAGGTTGTTAAGATTGGGCTAACAGAAGCTGAAGTACTAAGGTATGTTACTCTGACATTTTGGAAGTGTAGTCCGTACAAACATGTAACCCTCAACTGTAATCTGTACAAACATGCTTAATTCAAGTTTATTTTCATCAACTGATAATTGTTCAAATCCTCATTTGAGTATCAAATCAATGGCCAAACCATTAATCAATCGTAGAATCATTAACAACTAAACCAGCACCCTTGTCTCGATGTATTTGGAAAAACAATGACAAACCTTGAGTATTGCCTTCTTTTGGGGGCAGGAGAGTAATAATCCTGACTACGAGATCGTGATCTAGCATAGCGAGGAGGTGGAGAGCGAGAATCGCGTGGAGCAGATCGCCTTCTATCATCATATCGAGAGCTGTAACACAATAAAATCAGtaataatttaaataccaaCAAAATATCACCTTTTATACATGCACAGCACCCACCACTCCGAACATTCCATAAACACTCATCAACATACGAGACAGTTTCTATAGCTTAAattcagttttctttttctttttcgctCTAACTGATGCTCACAAATTTTTGACAGGTGGTTGACATTAACTAAttccaaaaggaaaaaattatTACCATATATAGACATCTACAAACTGCCAACAAGAAGGAATACGAGTCCATTTCACAAAATGAGGAATAAAAATTGGTGATGAGAAAATAATATGAGAAAATCTAACGACAGTTCTTGCACAAAAAGCATAAATTTgaagcaaaataaagaaaaaaaatttaatttaaaaaaaacacttcaaatGTAAAGCAGTTGAGGTCTAAGATGGaatccttcaaaaaaaaaaaaacaaagtcaaCAACCTCCACAATACGAGAATTAAATCTCTCAATAGACAGAAAGATTTATATGATTGCATTAAATTCATGCCAATCAAAATCATCCAAGAAAAGCAACAagcaaaaaaaccaaaattcacCTGGGTCGCTCCCTTGCTCTCATCTCAGTAGGTTTCTTCCTATTCTCCTCCGCAAATACCACAGTCAACTCCCGACCAAGGAGAACCTGACCATCCATATGATGCTTGGCCTCTACAGCATCAGAAGGATCCACAAATTGGATAAAACCGAAACCTCGGGGTTCCCTGCACAAAGTACGCAGAAAAAAGGGAGCATGAACAAGGATTCTACAAAATATGTAACTTTTGGAATAAACCATTACATCAATAATCCTTTGATGAAGAAACTTTCCAAAAATAACCCCAGTAAAATGGAAGGTCGTGATATGCAAAATAAGCAAGCACCCAGCTGCTGACCTTGCAAATGTCAGTTAAAAGAGGACTTGAAATTCTTCAAGACTTGGAACATCTTCACAATGTATTCAAACCCAACTTCCTTCCCATCTTCATTATCATTAACATCTCTTCAAAAGAACTCTATTTACTTGATTGAAGTCTTCGAAACTTAAATTTCACTGTTAAATCTCAACAATTTCAATAAACACACCCAACTTGTAATTAAAAAAGAGTAGCAATCAATAAAAAGCCccatcaaaacaaaacaaaacgatGTTAGATCACTTCAAGCAGCCTAATAGGGGCATGGTAACAATTAAaggtaaaaaaatttaatgactTGATTCTGATAGATGACTTGTATGAGTTTAGTTGTTCCAAGATCGAGAAATTTAATTGCCCCGACAAGTGTAAATGTGTATAAAAAATATCATTAGAAGTTGTTGACGAAAATCAGAGTTCAGattaccaaaagaaaaataagtgaCTTTATAAATTTGATTAGAAAGTGAAATTGTTTGCAACATGTTATTAAGTATGCCCTCCACTTCATGAAATTCAACTTTCTAGAACTGAAGATCTGAAGTTTGATtgcaaaagataaaagaaatagCTAAAAATTATCAGTCAATTTGTTCATTAAACTGCAGGGGAACCACCGCCCCAAATTTTGATTATCAGAAACATAACTACAGCCGCTTACCCAGTATGATAGTTCCTAGGCAAGTAAATGTCCTTTAGAGGACCAAACCGCCCAAATGGCCGGCGAAGATCTTCTTGCCTGAAAAGGAAAACTTTAACAATCAATTGGGGATATTCCTAATAAAACAAACAACCATCAGTTACAGGCAAAACTATATTCAAAAGTCAAATAAATACATATTAGAATGTTAGAAATATTACATTTTGTCCATCAAGCATGGCAAATTACAAAGTGAGATATTGGGAATCATGAGCTTATACGAGAATCCTAACTCCTAACCTCAAAGCAATTCTTCTAGCAGGCTTCATACTAACAAGGTCAATAGAACAACAATAGTGCAGATGATGCTTAATCAAATATAATCACGTGCAGCATGCAACTAAAAGACCTAATGTTACTTCAAATTTCTGTAATGCAGATGATGCTCAAAAGAGACGTACTGAACACCAAAAGATATTTGATACATGCATTTACAAAAACATAGAAGAACTAATTGGACATACAATTCAAACAGCGGCTGCAAAAAGGAACCAAGATGTATATAAATTGTATCCTCATACCATTAAGTAATTGAGCAATCAGTTCTAAATTAAAAGATGGCAACAAAGTCCAGCTGTAATTCAATTAGGTTTtaaaccccccccccccaacaaaaaaaaaagtcaactgAAAATGGAAACataaaaacaatatttatttAAACTAATAACTCATTACATTAAAGagtaaggggaaaaaaaaaaaaacattcccgAGACAAACCTGCAGTCATGTCGAAGATTGCGAACTAGGAGGCTAGTAGGAAGATCTCTACTACCACGGCCTCCATATCTTCCCCTAGGGCTAGGGCTCCGACCTCTTCTGCCATATCCTCTTGGAGGAGAAGGACTGTAACTCCTTCCTCTCATCTACAAAAACCAGTAGTGTGCAAAATTGAACTGTCTTTACAATATAATAAAggaagaagtaaaaaaaaattagtagcCTGTACTCTCGAAGTCTTCATAAACCCATCCATTGATGCAGGAAATAACACTCCAAACATCTTAATACGAGATCTGATCTCAAGATACCAAAATATTATATCGAATTCATGATCGTAGACCCAATCATATGAAACAAGAAAACCTTTTCACAACCCCGCCGGCGCTTCCATagttaacaaaaaaatttacacgCACAATATTATATACCCTACGAAGATCTACGAATCAAACAAGCAAATGGTACAGTAATTTagctcaagaaaacaaaaataatagagAAAGAACTGAGACAACGTGAACGACCTAACCGTCCAATACAGATCAAATCAAGAAACCCTAACAGAGAAATAACCATAAAATTAACCGAGTCAAAATAAATCCAAGAACTCTAAGAAAAATACGGGGAGAGAAAAAGACCTTAACGAATGAACGCCGAATGGAGGTTCTAGTGGATGTGGCTAAGCTTTAGCTGAAGAGAAGCAAAAACGGCTGGGCTCTCACAATTTCACTATTTGAAGAGGAACACGGAAGGCCTGTTTACGAGTGCGCCGTGGTTTATATATTATTGTCATTGGATTGTGGTGACGACGGCCAACTAGGGTTAACGACAGCGTTAAAGCTAGGAAACTTGGGTTGGGTAAAGGTCGCGTGACGCATGGATGATGGGcccataattaattaatttccctATGTGCTTCTGTTTTTATTgtgatttctttcctttttggcTCCACTTTTCTAAAAGgggaataaaaaaaacatcaacaaaaagaaaatcagaaaTTCAGATACTAAGATACCTGGGATTACAGGCCCAGCCCACCAGGCACTATATGTATCTGCATTTGGTGTAGCTCTATTTTCGATTTTAAAATGAGTGCAAAACTTCAAAAGTCCAACCCGAATGACTTTGGGACAGTCCagtgaaaattttcaatatttgGTTCGGCCCATTATTTCAAGTACCAAGTAAAAAAACGGGCCTCAATACACCGAATGCGTCGACTATTATTTGGTTTGTCCGTTTGGGCGTGTTGTGAGGTAAGGTGCGGGTACTGTGAGGTCTAAAATTGTGGTGTCATGAGGTCTAAAACTGTGGTGCCGTGAGGTCTAAAactgtgatgctgtgaggtTAGTTTAAACGCGAAGTTGTTTggtgcatcacttttaaaactgtgatgcgGTGTTATGAGGTGCGTTTggtgtatctaaattacggttatattagatgactaataatattaatataaaatcacttaacgtttacattgtacattaatctaaaataaaataattgacctaatttgattacgtgggacaattcaGTATATATTGTAAGCATTTGgaagtgttgtgaggtgaggtaAGGTGTTGCGAGGTAAAAAACTATggtactgtgaggtgaggtgaggtgatgTGCACCTAAACGTAGTGCAAACACACTACCAAATGGTATCATTATCTCAAATCATCCTAATTTGATATAACACGTAATGAATTATTTGCTTTAAATACAAGGGGCCAACACAAATTCGCTTATTACATGTCACATTAAATTGGGATGATTTTGGGATACCAAAAGTTGGCATATTTACCATTTTCGTTTTGCGAAAAATGTTTTGGAATACCATTCTTTCTGTAATTCTTTTTATAAGTAGAAGCTTGCGTGCATTTTATCTGAATCCATTCACTCGATGATCGCCTAGTTGATAAACAAAGCAAGCCTCACCACAGTTTTAGTTCTTCTATATTGGCTTTCTTGAATTATCTGGATTTT encodes the following:
- the LOC119992468 gene encoding glucan endo-1,3-beta-glucosidase 4-like is translated as MVLGKWLGSSLLLLVGFSMNALGAFLGINIGTDVSNMPPASDVVAILKANQITHVRLYDADAHLLKALGNSGIEVVVGVTNEEVLGVGESASTAAAWVNKNVASYLPSTNITAIAVGSEVLTSIPNAGSVLVPAMNYLHKALVAANLNFQVKVSTPQSMDIVPKPFPPSTATFNSSWNSTIYQLLQFLKNTNSFYMLNAYPYYGYTNGDGIFPLEYALFEPLSAVKQIVDPNNLFHYSSMFDQMVDAIYYSIEAYNISGIPIVVTETGWPWLGGTNEPDATVENAETYNDNLVRRVLNDSGPPSQPDIPINTYIYELFNEDKRSGPVSEKNWGIFFTNGSAVYQLSLSTSDQITGNSSVTFCVVRQNADSNKLRDGLNWACGQGQANCSRIQQGQPCYLPDTLQNHASYAYNDYYQKMHSVGGTCDFSGTAMTTTVDPSYGSCKFTGSSNSSSGGALLPPEAFGPISPQGGSPSLQVSKFQCLISAICLALVLLSLSERCI
- the LOC119993636 gene encoding serine/arginine-rich SC35-like splicing factor SCL33 → MRGRSYSPSPPRGYGRRGRSPSPRGRYGGRGSRDLPTSLLVRNLRHDCRQEDLRRPFGRFGPLKDIYLPRNYHTGEPRGFGFIQFVDPSDAVEAKHHMDGQVLLGRELTVVFAEENRKKPTEMRARERPSSRYDDRRRSAPRDSRSPPPRYARSRSRSQDYYSPAPKRRQYSRSVSPQERRYSRERSYTHSPAFDGSRNRSQSPQRVQNRSRSQSPVRIRSRSPVRSRSRSPIRGRSQSPIQGRSQSPIRGRSFSPNGDYSREPKGRSPSQ